DNA from Prevotella melaninogenica:
TGCACTACGCCATAACCTCCAAGGTGATATGCAATTGATTAGCAGCCAAACTACCTCAAGCAACAATAGGTAACCTAAGAGTTTTCTGATTATCCAATAAATCTTATGCTTTCCAGTCAACATTTCCTATATATGTGTAATCTCTTTCTATGTTTTATACTATCAATAATAACCTCATTTACTGTTTTTAATTGGCGTGTAATTACTCCGCACATATGGTGCGGAGGGCAAACACCATAGGTGCTAAGCGTAAACACCACTCGTGCGGAGGGCAAACACCAACACAAATAGCCATAAAGCTGACACCTAATTACCTCCGCAAATATAAGTATATTAGTTCGAATCATGAAATCAAAACATAAGTTTTTAAAGAGACAGAAGGCGAAGTCATAATCTTTTATTATCTTTGCAACAAGTATATTAACGGAAAATGATTGAAACTTTCAACACAGGAGAGACACAAGAAAGCCTCCGACAGGAATATAACCCAGACGGCTCTGTGCTAAGAAAAGCACAGTTGCGACTTCTCGATATGGCTATCTATCTGCAGGAAACAGCGAAGAAGATAGGTGTTCCTTGCCGACTTGATGGCGGAAATGTGTTAGGGGCAATGCGTCATGGGGGATTTATTCCTTGGGATGACGACATTGACATGGTTGTAGACTACAAGGATTTCAAACGTCTCTGTGACTATTTGAAGGCGCATCCACACCCTCAATACGTCTTGCAAGACAACGATACGGACCCTGGTTTCTATAAGGAATGGGCTTGTCTACGTGATTTAAAAAGCGAGAACAGAAGTCATGATAATCAGCAGAGTGCTGACCGAAGAATGCATGAGGCGCAGAAATTCAGAGGACTTCATGTAGACATCTTCCCCTATGAGGGTAACATGATTCCTTGGTTGCAGCGTTTGGCAGCCAAACTATCAGTCAATGTTAACACAAAGTTAGCTGGTCGTTATCCTCTCTTGGCACAAATAGCTTATAAGTTCCTACATGTCATAGTCTTTCCAGTATTCCGATTGGTTGGGAAACTGTTTGGTAATCCCGACCTCTATATGCACTCTTACGGTGCATGGTTTTATGAGCAGAACCCGCGTCGTTGCATGATACCACATAAAGACATCGTCTTTGAAGGGCATACCTTTGAAGGGCCAGCCGATGCTGATGAGTTATGTCGTATCGCCTATGGGAACTACATGGACTTACCACCAAGGGACAAGCGTGATAGACACAAGATAGATGTCGTCTTTAAGTAGTAAGACGGTACGGTAATGTGCGTGTCAGTAGACAGTGATTTCCCCATCTTATAATAACAATAAGCCAAATATAGTTATGAACATAGCAGTGATCTTTGCAGGAGGTTCTGGACTACGTATGCACACGAAGTCGCGCCCTAAGCAGTTTCTTGACCTAAACGGAAAGCCGATAATCATCTATACATTAGAGTTGTTTGACAACCACTCGGATATAGATGCTATTGTTGTAGCATGTATTGAAGGTTGGATACCTTTCCTTGAGAAGCAGCTCCGTAAGTTTGAGATTAATAAGGTAGTGAAGATTATACCAGGTGGAAAGTCTGGACAGGAATCTATCTACAAGGGACTGTGTGCTGCAGAGGAATATGCGCAGAGTAAGCGTGTAAGTAATGAAGAGGCAATCGTTCTTATTCACGATGGTGTTCGTCCGCTCATAACAGAAGAGACGATAACAGATAACATTAAGAAAGTTGAAGAAGTAGGGAGTTGTATCACTTGTATCCCAGCAACAGAAACACTTATCGTGAAGCAGGCTGACGACGCTTTGGAGATTCCTTCTCGTGCCGATTCGTTCATTGCTCGTGCGCCACAGAGCTTTCGTTTGGTCGATATAATAACTGCTCATCGACGCTCCTTGGTGGAAGGAAAAGCCGATTTCATCGATTCTTGTACGATGATGAGCCACTATGGGTATAAGTTAGGGACGATTATCGGGCCAATGGAGAATATTAAGATTACAACCGCAACAGACTTCTTCGTGCTGCGTGCGATGGTGAAGGTGCATGAAGATCAGCAGATATTTGGATTGTAAAGATGTTGTTATATTTCGATGGAATGGGGATTTTTATAACTTTATAGGGTGAGAATGAAGGAAAGAATACTAAAAGAAGATATAAGCTATTTTGCAGATACGTTTCCTTTCTCAGCAGCATTGGGAGGGAAGACGATAGCTGTAACGGGGGCAACTGGCTTGTTGGGTGCATGTATGGTACGTTGCCTGTTGGCTCTACGCACAGAAAAAGGTATCAACTTACAAGTGGTGGCTGTTGTAAGGAATGTGCAGAAAGCAGAGAGAATGTTTGGTCAGATAAGTGATGAAATCAGCTATTATTCCTATGACTTCTCTTGTTTTGAACCATTCGCACCTACGAAAAAGATAGACTACATCTTCCATTTTGCTGCCCCTACAGCTTCAAAAGATTTCGTTGAATACCCTGTAGAGACGATGAATACTGTCTATGGCGGTATGCAAAACCTATTGTCTTACGCTCATCAGCATGGAGTAATTTCGATGGTGTTAGCCTCAACGTTAGAAGTCTATGGTACTGTCACTGACGACCGACGCCCACTCACAGAAGACATGCAGGGATATCTTGACCCAATGGCAACTCGTAGCAGTTATCCGTTAGCAAAGAGAGCTGCCGAAGCTTTGTGCCATAATTACGCAGACGAGTACGGTGTCCACGTGAAGGTGGCACGTTTGGCACAGACTTTCGGTGCTGGTGTGAATGGTAATGACAATCGTGTCTTTGCGCAATTTGCACGCAGTGTTATGAAGAATGAGGATATCATTCTACATACGACAGGCGAACTCTGTCGTTGCTATTGCTATACGATAGATGCCGTCACGGCAATGCTGTATATTCTCTTGCATGGTAAGGATGGTGAAGCATATAATGTAGCAAACGAAGACACTTATATCTCTATCCGTGAGATGGCTGAGTTGGTTGCTTCAACGTTTAATCCTCAGAGAGTGAAGGTGGTGATACAGCCACAAGAGGGCTTAGGATATTCGCCAACAACCAAGCTCAGACTTGCCACACAGCGTATTCAGGAGTTAGGTTGGAAACCTCATTATGGGTTAAAGGAGATGTTCCGTCGTCTCATCCTTTCAATGGAGGAAGAACAGGTATGAGTAATTTTCTGCAACGGATAAGAGAGAGCCTTTTCCATGTCTACGACCGAAAAGACTTGCGAAGATGGGAGGGCGACCCTAAGAATGAGCTGCCTATCTATGGTGTTTATCATGTCATGTTAGACACTGGATGGGAGCCATTGGTGAGAAGGCAGATTGATAACCTGCGTAAGAGCGGTCTGCTGGATGCGACAACGACTTTCTTTGTGAGTTGCATCGCAGCCCATCAAGAGGATGTGGACTGTCTGAAGCGTATTATCAATAGTGATAAGCTCGTGATAATATCCAATGTCACCGACCCTAAGCGGTATGAGTATCCTGCTTTAGAGTTCATTAAGCAACTGTCTGAAAAGGAGGATTGTTTTTTCTATTACTTCCATACGAAGGGTATCTCTTACCAGTCGTTAACCTCTAACGACCGTCTTTTCTGTTCTTTTAAGCAGAAGATAGAGGCTTGGAGAGAGATGTTAGAATATTTCATCTTTGATAAGTGGAAGGTTGCCGTGAATGTTCTGAATGAAGGATATGATACCTATAGCTGTTATCGATGGCCACCACGCAACTATACCATGTATTCTGGTAGTTTTTGGTGGGCAAAGTCGGCTTATATAAGGACACTCCCAGACTTTGATAAAGCGGTTATCTCTACCAATCGTTTCTATTCTGAAGTTTGGCTTTTTGAGCGAAATCATCGACAGTTCTCGGCATTCGACACAATAGCCGACCTCTACTTTGTAAGGATTCCTCGTTCTATCTATACGGACGAGCAGACAAAATGGCTTGATAAGGTTTGCTTCTCGTTTACTTATAATATGCGAAAAATAGAAAAGCATATTTTTAAATACAATTATAAGAAACGGTGTCAGAAACGTTTCCAGAAACTCAAGAATGAGATATAATATAAGGTGATGGATTGTTTAGAGAGGTGCGTTCTCAGCCCTCTTGTTTGTTATACATCCTCATTACCTCTATTTGATATGAGGATGATTTTCCTGTCATATATGTCATTCCTTATGTACGTTTAACATCTTGATAATCAAAAGGAATTATCCAAATGTTAAAATGACAGCAACTAAAACTAAAATTAAATTGGGGCTAATAGTTGTGTTTATCTTCCTTATTTAGATTATTGGTGTCCGATAAAACTTTTGGGAGTTATCTGTGTTAGATAAAATAGGCTTAAACTTATGATTTCATTAATTTATTTGGTTATTATAGGGCTTCCTTGTCAAAATAAGCGCATTTTATAATGCTTACAGTTTAAAACTGGAAACCAAGCCCATGGATAAGTAAAACGGCTGCAACACCGATGGATAAAGAGCTTTCGGTCTATTTTTACGGGACAGCAATATATTTAGATAGGTATGATGACTCCCTTTCTGAGGAGAGTAACTTTTTCTAAGTATTATGATATTTGTATATAGAGTGAGTAAGGGAGAATACGATGATATGTAAGTGTGAATAAGATTCATACTTGTAATTTTTATGGGTTTGCTTAACTTTGATTAGATGTTTTTGACCAAAAGAGAAACTATAAAGAAGGAAAGGAAATTTAAACGAATAAAAAGGAAATTTATAACAATAATTTGATAATCTTCTTATAAGTAGTTTGCTTTAACTTTGCAATACTAAAATTAAGATATCTCCACATAGGTGTCAGGACAAAAATATTCAAGTTCGCTGAGGCGACCTAATAACTCAAAGTTCTACTCCGTGAGAGTCTTTTTTAACGACTGGAAGATGGTTATCCGTTGTACAGTGTGTCTGGGTAATGATTGATATATGATTATGTGTCATCATTGCAGGACTCTAAGCTTTTGATAAAGAACCCTTTTGAATAAAGAAGGAAAAGATATATCAAATAATTAAAACTAAAGACGTAAAAATGAAGAGAATTAAATTCCTTTTGTTCGTATTGCTTGCATTGCTATATGTGACCAATGCAAGTGCACTGATTGTGAACGACACTTTCACTCGGGATGGTAACACGTACAGGGTTACTAAGATGGATGAGGCTCATGATGGAATCCCAAAAACCTACAATGTGGCGTTCGTATCATCTACTAACACTACAGTAAACATTCCTGCAACAGTTACGGATCCTCATAACCAGTATATTTTTAACGTAACGGCAATAGCTAATAACAGTACGGTTCCCAATGCAACATCTGTCACGATGCCTAACACTATCGTACGAATTGAAGCTAATGCGTTTAAGGATGGTAATATCACAAGTATCACAATACCAAAGTCTGTCACTGAAATCAAAAGTGGTGCTTTCGGTCAGATGAGCCACCTTACAGCAATTAACGTTGATGCTGCAAACCCGAACTTCCGTTCTGATAATGGTGTACTCATAGAGAAGAAGGATTCAAAAGAGTGGGTAGCTGGTTATCCTATGGCAAAGCCTGATGTGGAATACACAGTGCCAGAAGGAGTTTATGGTGTATACACAAATGCTTTCCAACGTGCTGCTTACCTAACAAAAATTACTTTACCAGCTTCGTTAAAGGAATCACCTTCAACAGCAGAGTTCAATGGTTATACAAGTGCTCAGAACCTTAAAGAGATTGCTGTCGCTGCTGGTAATACAGCATTTAAGTCTGTGGATGGTGTCCTCTTATCAGCTGATGGTAAAAAGTTGATTGCTTATCCAAATGGGAAAGCAGGCTCTCCTTCAACTAATCCAGCTTATCAAGGTGTGACGGGGCAGCCTAACGCAAGTGTTTATAAGATTCCAGATGGTGTGGAGTCTATAGAACAAGCAGCCTTTGCACAGGTTAATGGACTTACTGCTATCGAATTGAATGGGGTAAAGAAACTTGCTAAAGGTGCCTTTGACAAGGCTGTTAAATTAAGAAATGTATTACTTGGTCCTTCTGTTGATACTATAGAAGATGGTGCCTTCGGTGGTAATAACGATCTCGCTGCGTTTGATGTAGACCCAGCAAATCCTAATTATGCAGCTGCTGATGGTGTTATTTACACAAAGAATAAGGAAGAACTTGTGTTATTCCCTGCTGGTAAGGCTGGTGAATATACTACTTTACCAACCACAAAGAAGATTCGTAAAAGAGCTTTCTACTATGCTCAGAAAGTTACTAAGGTGAACTTCAATAGTAATCTTGAAGAAATTGATAATGATGCTTTCCAAGCAACTACAAAATTAGAGAATATCACTTTTGAAGCGCCAGCTAAGATTAAGACTATCGGTACATTTGCCTTCCAAGGTTCAGGACTAACCGAACTTAACATACCTGCATCATTACAAGTTGTTAGTTGGAGTGCCTTTGGTTCAACTAAATTAAAGAAGGTTACCGTTGCAGATGGTTCACAGTTGCAATCAATCAATACGGGTGCTTTCAATGGTTGTAAGGATCTTGAGGAATTTACTTTTGAGGGTTCTTCTACCTTGAATAAGATTCAGGCAGATGCTTTCAGTGGTGATGATAAATTGAAGAGTTTTGTTATTCCAGAGAAAGTTACCGTTCTTGAGAGAGGTGCCTTTAATGGTGCATCTGGTTTGGAGACTATCACCTTCAAGCAACCTGCTACGATGACTGTTATCGGTGAAGGTGCGTTCCAAAATGCAAAAGCATTAAAGAGAATAGAACTTCCAAGTACAGTTACAACGATTAGTAAGGATGCTTTCAATACTTGTTCAAGCTTGACGGAGGTTGTAATCCCAGCAAGTGTGACCACAATTGACGCTACTGGCTTCCAAGAGTGTGCTAAACTTGAGAAATTTACAGTAGATAAGAACAACACCGTTTATTCCAGTGTAGATGGTTTCTTGTTGAGTAAAGATAAGAAGAAATTAGTATCATTCCCTCCTGCAAAGGCTAATACTTATTATACGATGTTGCCTCCAACTATTGAGACAATCGGTAAGCAAGCATTCTATTTCGTACAGGCTCTTGAGAACGTAACAATCCCTGGGAAGGTAAAGAAGATTGAAGACTTCGCTTTCGACCGTGTTGGCAATTTGAATACGATAGCTTTCTTAGGTAAGACTCCTATTACTGATGTTGCTCCTTCAGCATTCAATCCTGCTAATGTAGATAAGTCTAAGATAGACCTTAGTGTACGTAAAGATGCTAAAGCAGCATTTGATAGTGATCCGTTATGGAGTCAGTTCCGTACCAGAGGTGTCTCTTTCTTCAAAGAAACTAATGGTACTGGTAATGGTACAACAGAATACTTCCCATTGTCAAAGAAGGCTGTAACGATTGTTGGTACACAAGCTGATGTCTATACATACGTAGTAAAGCCAACCGTAATAGATGATAACAACAACACATACGAGGTTCGTCTTTGGGGCGACTATGCAATGAATGACAACACAACCAATATTCAGGAGGTTGTCTTCAAAAATACACTTGATTATGTAGGTCTTGATGCTTTCAAGAAGAATGATGGCTCTTCAACGGTTAAGCGCATCTACTTCACTGCGACTGTTCCTACAAAGGATATGAGTGCAACGAAGTGGGAATACATTGATAACTCAGGTAACTATACTCAGAAGGAGTTTGAACCAAGCCTCAAGGTTTATGTAAAGAAGTCTGCTGAGAATGCTTATAAGACTGCTACTGGTTGGGATCGTTATGCAGGTCAAACATCTTATAAAATACCAGGTGAGATTAAAATAGCACATGGGTATGGTACTTTTGCACGTGAGTTTGATGCTGATCTCGGTATCTATGCACGTGAAAACAATGAAGCAGGACGTATAGGTGCTTTTATTACGCAGACTGCTGGTATGTCAACTGAGACGGATGCTACTGGTGTACAGACTACTAAGTTCATCATGAAGAGTATCAATTATGGTAATACTAACGTAACTGACTATGATTATGTACCTGCAGAAACAGGTGTGTTACTGGAGAGCCGTAGTGGAGCAAGTACTCCTGCAGACTTCTACTATGCTATTGGTGAGAAGGACAATGTTACATATAGTCTCTCAAATAATATCATGGAAGGTGTGACGGTGAAGGATACTAAGAAACAATCTTCTACTTCTGATCCAATCTTCGCAATGACAACAGCGGGTATCTTTAAGCCTCTCAAAATAGGAACAGATCGTACTATTCCTGTTCACAAGGCTGTTGCTCGTCCAAAGGTAACGTTGTCTGCTTCTGCAAAGGTTATGTTTGTCTTTGATGATGGTGAGAATCATAATATAGTAAATGCTATCGACACAATAGAGGACAACAATGTTGTAGATAATAATGCTTATTATAATTTACAGGGTCAGCGTGTAGAGAACCCACAACATGGCGTGTTCATCCACAATGGTAAGAAGGTAATATTGAAATAAGAATAAACTAAAATGCTTTTATGTTGTAGGGGAGGTTAGGGAGTTTATAATCATTACGAATCCCCTACAGCTAAAAGAAGTATTATGATTAGCAAGTTCACTAAAAAAGAAAATTAAAGGAGATAATATAATGGAAAAGAAAGAATATACAACACCAGAGATACTTTGTTGTGATCTAAGGGCAGAGGGATTGATGGACGACCATACAGCTGTTTTACAGACAAGTCCTCGTGTGTCTTCTACAGCCCCTGGTCAAGGTAGCGACCTTGGTGATGATGATGAGGTAGCTGCAAAGCCTATTTATGAATTCACAATTTGGGAGGAGGAGTAACCTATGATACGACTATCACATCAGTCAGAAGTGATGGATGCAAGAACCTATTTCTATAAAGAGATGATGCGCAATCATATGGAAGATGTACTGAAACGTATTGCATTAGGTTTACTTGGTGTATGCTCATTGAGGATGATTGCCCTTTGTGCATATATGTATGGACTTATTGGGTAAATAGTCTTTAGAATCAAATAAATAATGTGACTTAAGTATTTAACCTCTTTGTTTTGAGGGTAGACTCTTTGTGATGTGAGGGTCTGCCCTTTTTGTTTTAATAAGCCATGCCACATGGAATTTTATTCCAACTTAGTTGCTTTATTGTAAATATAGTTGCCGTTTGTTGATTATAGTTGTCGTGTTTGAGAAATAATTTGGTCATTTTGTCTAAAGTATCATAGATATTTATTAAATTTACAAAATAATTTCAACTAAATCGAAAATGTAGAACAAAAACGATGGTATCGAACTTTAGAGATATTTTGTTATTGCTGTCCGATAAAACCTCCATATACTGCAATATCCTCTCTCAATCCTGCTGAAATAGGCATGATTAGTTCTAATTTCAAATTCCAAGCCCCCTAGAATAATGACAACTCTTCTGGTGGGGCTTTTACTTGGGTAATCAATCTATCCCAGTCTCTATGTGGCTGCTCAAAGAAACTTTGTATTGCGACATAACTCATAAGTAAAATTCTTATCATTGTTGCCAAGCCTGAGAAGCTCCAAGGTCTCTTTATTTTGTTCTTCACTAGGGTTATAAGCAGATTGGCTATAAGCGTAATCCATATTTGTATTTTTATAGCATTCGCACTCTCTCCATAGAAGTATCTTAGCGGGAAATTCTGTTTTATTTGTTTAAATAAGGTTTCTATTTGCCATCGTCTCTTATAGATAGCTATAATATCTTCTGCCGACATCTGAAAATCATTGGTCAGCAGTGATATGAATCTGATTTTCCCTTTCTTGGTCTTATCCTGATATGTGATTTTTCTTGCTTTATGGTAAATATCTTTTTCCTTTGTATGCTTATGGAAGAGAATGGTTTCTACGCGTACAACTCCATAATCTGTAGTCATCTGGTAATCCGTATCAGCAATCCTTTCAAAGCTAAGATTATTTTTCATCTTAGTTACATATATAACGCCTCTTTGAGTCAGTTCAGAGAACTTTTCATAGTTTATATAGGCTCTGTCAAAAGCAATCAGTTCCTCATTGGCGTATCGTTCTGGGATAAGTGCAAATTGATCATGACTAGCTGCAGATGTGAACTTGATATCGCTTGGAACATTCTCATTGGCAAATATCTCTGTATGTACTTTTATTCCACCCTTCTTCTTACCAGTTTTGGGATTACGTCCTACTCCTTTAAAGACCAGGTTAGAAAACAGACTGATTGTCGTAGAATCTATTATCTTTAGATTCTTCAGCCATTTGGGCTGTCCACAATTTCGGCTGTCCGAGTAAAGTTCATGGCGATATTTCTCATATAAGTTCATATAGATCGAACCGAATATCTCGGAATCTCGGCGTTTGTTTGCATCTGACAAGGTACTTCGACAAGGAAAATGCTTTAAACCAAGATGATTAAAGCGATTAACATTAGCAAAGAGAGAGGCCTTTATCTCACGCAGAGAGTCTAAACGCATCATTACTGCATAAAGCATGACGACAAGATGATGCCATGCATCAAACTTCTTTATATAGTGTTCACCTCCCTGAGCTTGGCTCAGAGAGAGAATTTTATCACGATTAAAATAGTTTAACAGTTGAACATATAGTGGCTGTCCGATAAAATGTGTACTTTTGTTCATCTTATTTCATTGTTTTATTTTGACAACTACAAAGGAAATAAGAAGGGCTGAATGTGCAAAACAATCAGCCCGTTTTTTTTATTATTCTGAATTAAAAAGATATGAACGCAAAAAAAGTTTTATCGGACACCAATAATATTTTGTCTTTTGTAAAGAGTGAAAGAGCACATATAGAGGGCGACATCTATGTTGGATCTAAATTTCTTATTACACGTAATTGCAACAGCTTCTTTAAGCCTCTCCTTGATAATAACTATCCTATAAAAGCCAATGTTGCACGAATAGCGATGGTCAAGAAGGGCTGGTGTGAGCCCACTGTTGGATATAAGAAGTATCATTGTAAGCCTGGTGACTTATTGTTTATTAACTGGGGAGCAACGGTTAATGATGATGCCTTTGGGCATGATACGATTTTTGATGGCTTTATGATGACAGAAGACTTTATGCGTATGGTCTTTGGCGGAAAATTACCGGAGTTGTTTCTGTCTCCAGATTTATGTTTCTCTATTCATTTGGATGAGAAAGAACAAATGGTATGGCAGCAATATACGCAAATGCTTTATAGTTTGTCATCTCTTCAGTCAGTAAGTGACGAGACATTAAACTTCCTTTTCGTTTCTGTATTGAATTATGTTCAATCACAGTATAAACTGATGACAACGGAGTCACGAGGTGGTTGGTCGAGGAATAAGCAGGTGGTGGAGCGATTTATTCGATTGGTAAATGAGAATGCTAAGATTGAGCATGAATTAGAATTCTATGCTTCTGAATTATGCATGACTGCCCATTATTTAGGAGTGATAATTAAAAAGGAAACAGGAATTACAGCAAAAGAGTGGATTGATAAGACTTTGATTACGCTTATAGAACTTGAGTTGCGTTATTCTAATAAGTCTTTGAAAATGATAGCCGATGAATATAAGTTTGTGTCTTTGAGTTCGCTGTGCAAGTTCTACAAGCGAAGAACAGGAATTACAGCCACCGCATTTAGAGTAACAAAGAGTTGATGTTTGACTTTTGAAAGGGTGAGATAATAGGTGAAGGAGACAATTGTATGTTAGTAAAACCATCCTATTATTAGTCGGTTATTTGCTCGTCTGTATATAATATGGATAATCTACTATTGTAAACTGCTCTTGTGAAACAACTTAATATAAGTGCTGAACATCAGAGATGATCGTTGTAGGTACCAGACTATCGATAGCTTTTCCTTGGCTTACTCGTTGGCGTATATCTGTACTGCTGATATCAATAAAAGGTGTTTGAAGGATAGTGACGCCATGGGGCAGTGACGTTTCTGAGATTCTTTGGTTATGTCGTGGATAGACCACGATAAGGTAGTGGGCGAGGATATCCTCTGCATGATACCATCGATCGAAGGCTTCCCAATTGTCGCCACCAACGAGAAGTGTGAAGCGATGAGTGGGGAAGTCATGGCTGAGATGCTGTAGGGTATTCCAAGTATAAGAAGGTTTCGGCAGTTGGAACTCATAGTCCGAAGCCTTAAAATGTGGGTTATCAGCAGTCGCTTTACGTACTAAGTCCAAGCGAAGATGGTCAGCTAAAAGCTGCTGGTTTACCTTGAAAGGGTTTTGTGGTGATACCATAAACCAAACCTCATCTAAGTTTTCTTTTTCAAGAAAAGCCTTTGCGAGGGCTATATGTCCGTTGTGGATGGGGTTGAAAGAACCACCAAAGATACCGATGGAAGCCTCCCCCGATGAAGGGAAAGCCCCCCCCAACCCCTCCGAAGGGAGGGGAGTGCTAATAGTGGTGAAGTTAGATGATAGTTTCATAATGGTGTAATGGGCTTTAGAACCTATAAGTATTAGCAGTGCTATATGTTCTATTCATTATAGAAAATATAGGCGTTATTAGAAATGGTTCTTTTACTATTTGCAATCTATTAGGGCTCCCCTCCCTTCGGAGGGGTTGGGGGAGGCTTTATTTATCCCTCTAAAAATACCTTTACAACCTCATAAGTCTCTTGCTTTGCTTTCTCAAGGTCGTCATTAACGATAATCTTGTCGAATTTCTCAGCAAAGGTAAGCTCCTCTGAAGCCTTAGCAAGGCGGTTTTCAATCGCCTCTGCGCTATCAGTTTGTCTACCAACAAGGCGACGACGTAGTTCTTCTACTGATGGAGGTTGGATGAAAAGACTTAAAGCACGATCGCCATAGAACCTCTTGATGTTACAGCCACCCTTCACATCAACATCGAAGATAACATTCTGTCCTGCTGCAGACTGGCTCTCTACCTGTGATTTTAATGTGCCATAAAAGCGGTCCTCGTAAACCTCTTCATACTCAAGGAACTCTCCATTAGCAATTTTCTCTTTGAACTGTTCAGGTGAAAGGAAAATATATTCTACGCCATTTTGTTCTGTACCACGTGGTGCACGTGTGGTACAACTGATTGAGAAAGCTAACTTTAATTCTGGATGTTCCTTCATTAACCACTGAACAATGGTGCTCTTACCTGCACCAGAGGGAGCAGAGAGGATGAGTAATCTGCCGCAG
Protein-coding regions in this window:
- a CDS encoding helix-turn-helix transcriptional regulator — protein: MNAKKVLSDTNNILSFVKSERAHIEGDIYVGSKFLITRNCNSFFKPLLDNNYPIKANVARIAMVKKGWCEPTVGYKKYHCKPGDLLFINWGATVNDDAFGHDTIFDGFMMTEDFMRMVFGGKLPELFLSPDLCFSIHLDEKEQMVWQQYTQMLYSLSSLQSVSDETLNFLFVSVLNYVQSQYKLMTTESRGGWSRNKQVVERFIRLVNENAKIEHELEFYASELCMTAHYLGVIIKKETGITAKEWIDKTLITLIELELRYSNKSLKMIADEYKFVSLSSLCKFYKRRTGITATAFRVTKS
- the nadD gene encoding nicotinate (nicotinamide) nucleotide adenylyltransferase translates to MKLSSNFTTISTPLPSEGLGGAFPSSGEASIGIFGGSFNPIHNGHIALAKAFLEKENLDEVWFMVSPQNPFKVNQQLLADHLRLDLVRKATADNPHFKASDYEFQLPKPSYTWNTLQHLSHDFPTHRFTLLVGGDNWEAFDRWYHAEDILAHYLIVVYPRHNQRISETSLPHGVTILQTPFIDISSTDIRQRVSQGKAIDSLVPTTIISDVQHLY
- the gmk gene encoding guanylate kinase; protein product: MVTTKNTTSNIQDSACGRLLILSAPSGAGKSTIVQWLMKEHPELKLAFSISCTTRAPRGTEQNGVEYIFLSPEQFKEKIANGEFLEYEEVYEDRFYGTLKSQVESQSAAGQNVIFDVDVKGGCNIKRFYGDRALSLFIQPPSVEELRRRLVGRQTDSAEAIENRLAKASEELTFAEKFDKIIVNDDLEKAKQETYEVVKVFLEG